The following coding sequences lie in one Arachis ipaensis cultivar K30076 chromosome B03, Araip1.1, whole genome shotgun sequence genomic window:
- the LOC107632496 gene encoding uncharacterized protein LOC107632496, with product MHGVKTFMLVYVDDIIITGESEIQVQKVIEKLNAKFALKDMGNLHYFLGIQVAKTSDGGLLLSQQKYINEVLKKANMEGCSSCHTPLPSTVKLSAHGDSNFDNPQLYRSVIGSLQYLTVTRPEISYSVHKMSQFVQAPLNTHWRMVKRILRYLSGTIRHGLRLEKANSMEVTAYSDSDWAGDPDDRKSTSGYCVFLGSNLISWASRKQTAVARSSTEAEYRSMADLVAELIWVKNLMSELQFPPKEVPMVYCDNLSAILLAANPILHSKSKHFEIDLHFVRDHVNSKDIRVSHIPGTMQVADILTKAVSSDNFLHFRTKLNIEELDSTAAEMKGRKARSNDQQSKITRDDDT from the coding sequence ATGCATGGAGTGAAAACCTTTATGCTGGTGTATGTTGATGATATAATCATCACAGGAGAATCTGAAATACAAGTACAGAAAGTGATTGAAAAACTGAATGCCAAATTTGCACTCAAAGACATGGGCAATCTTCACTACTTTCTTGGAATTCAGGTAGCTAAGACAAGTGATGGAGGACTGCTTCTTTCTCAACAGAAGTACATCAATGAAGTGTTAAAGAAAGCAAACATGGAAGGTTGCTCAAGCTGTCACACCCCTCTGCCCTCAACAGTAAAGTTATCAGCCCATGGTGATTCCAACTTTGATAACCCCCAACTGTATAGGTCAGTTATTGGCAGCCTACAATATCTAACAGTGACTAGACCTGAAATTTCATATAGTGTACACAAGATGTCACAATTTGTACAAGCTCCTCTAAATACTCATTGGAGGATGGTAAAGAGAATACTCAGGTACCTCAGTGGTACAATAAGACATGGATTGCGCCTTGAGAAGGCTAACTCTATGGAAGTCACAGCCTACAGTGACTCAGATTGGGCTGGAGACCCTGATGATAGGAAGTCGACAAGTGGGTACTGTGTATTTCTTGGCTCCAATCTAATTTCCTGGGCTTCAAGGAAGCAAACAGCAGTAGCAAGGTCAAGCACAGAAGCAGAATATAGGAGTATGGCAGATTTGGTAGCTGAGCTAATTTGGGTGAAAAACTTAATGAGTGAGCTACAATTTCCACCAAAAGAGGTACCTATGGTCTACTGTGATAATCTAAGTGCAATTCTACTTGCTGCCAACCCAATCCTACATTCAAAATCCAAACACTTTGAGATAGATCTTCATTTTGTTAGAGATCATGTGAATAGTAAAGACATTAGAGTAAGTCACATTCCAGGAACCATGCAAGTGGCTGATATCCTAACAAAGGCTGTGTCTTCTGACAACTTTCTACACTTCAGGACTAAACTGAACATTGAGGAATTGGACAGCACAGCTGCAGAAATGAAAGGCAGAAAGGCCAGAAGCAATGATCAGCAGAGCAAGATAACTAGAGATGATGATACATGA
- the LOC107632495 gene encoding uncharacterized protein LOC107632495, producing MDLEYEALLKNKTWELVTLPPNREAIGSRWVFRIKYNSDGSLQKYKARLVAQGYSQRLGFDFTETYSPVVKPTSIRILLSIALAESWTIRQLDVNNAFLHGDLAEEVYMK from the coding sequence ATGGATTTGGAATATGAAGCCCTGTTGAAAAACAAAACTTGGGAGCTGGTCACCCTTCCTCCCAATAGAGAAGCAATAGGAAGCAGATGGGTATTCAGAATTAAGTACAATTCTGATGGGTCGTTACAAAAATACAAGGCAAGGCTGGTAGCTCAAGGGTACTCACAGAGACTAGGGTTTGACTTCACTGAAACATACAGCCCAGTGGTCAAACCTACTTCAATCAGAATTCTATTATCAATTGCCCTAGCTGAATCATGGACAATCAGGCAATTGGATGTAAACAATGCCTTTTTACATGGAGACTTGGCAGAAGAAGTGTATATGAAGTAG